A section of the Streptomyces sp. CG1 genome encodes:
- a CDS encoding response regulator transcription factor has translation MEKVRLLVVDDDPPIADLVATVARYEGWEAHAAYSGEEALRRAAEFEPDIVVLDLMLPDVDGFGVLDRLRRSGTMVPVVFLTARDGVADRVAGLTRGGDDYLVKPFAVEELMARLRTVLRRSAGPAFQRSVLRVAELTLDEDTREVRRGERLLALTPTEFEVLRYLMRKSPSVLTKAQILDHVWEYGFGGRSNVVELVVSRLRRKLDRPDEEPLIHTVRGFGYVVRQAAR, from the coding sequence GTGGAGAAAGTACGCCTGCTGGTCGTGGACGACGACCCGCCGATCGCCGACCTGGTGGCCACGGTCGCCCGGTACGAGGGCTGGGAGGCGCACGCCGCCTACTCGGGCGAGGAGGCGCTGCGCCGTGCCGCCGAGTTCGAGCCGGACATCGTGGTCCTCGACCTGATGCTGCCCGACGTGGACGGCTTCGGCGTCCTGGACCGGCTGCGCCGCTCGGGGACGATGGTGCCGGTGGTGTTCCTCACGGCGCGCGACGGCGTCGCCGACCGGGTCGCGGGCCTGACCCGGGGCGGGGACGACTATCTGGTCAAGCCGTTCGCGGTGGAGGAGCTGATGGCCCGGCTGCGCACGGTGCTGCGGCGCAGCGCCGGGCCCGCCTTCCAGCGGTCCGTGCTGCGGGTCGCCGAGCTGACGCTGGACGAGGACACCCGCGAGGTGCGGCGCGGCGAGCGGCTGCTCGCGCTCACCCCGACCGAGTTCGAGGTGCTGCGCTATCTGATGCGCAAGTCGCCGTCGGTGCTCACCAAGGCCCAGATCCTCGACCATGTCTGGGAGTACGGCTTCGGCGGCCGCTCGAACGTGGTGGAGCTGGTGGTCAGCAGGCTGCGCCGCAAACTGGACCGGCCGGACGAGGAGCCGCTGATCCACACCGTGCGTGGCTTCGGGTACGTGGTGCGGCAGGCGGCCAGGTGA
- a CDS encoding sensor histidine kinase, with amino-acid sequence MITRLRRTYGRLRLGTRLALGLGALSLVVFAVVGTALTTYMRGYLERQLGDQLRLVQIVQTKDASAHGTVRRQPYYGWYTAVYDVSGGSAHLRTPADVPSDTAPLTALAETRARTSTELFRTVDIAGEGTYRLRACEVEPGVVLVSAAPMADVEATVRQLVTVQVVAFTLALLAFVVIGRRMLRRGLKPLSDMAYTAHGIASHDLTDPEARLPLRADRKGGGPEVEELRTAFNTMLEHIDDSLAVRAEAEQRLRRFVADASHELRTPLMSVRGYADLFQYAAANEPAERDRHLARLRAEAARMGVLLDDLLLLARLDAAEVETPLRCAGTDLTELVREAADAFRAGHPGHPLTVDTGHGAGPVRLRLDPVRIRQVLDNLLTNAAVHTPPGTEVSLTVSADAAGAYVRVTDAGPGIPDTDRDRIFDRFYRVDKARSRDRGGSGLGLSVARALVEAHGGGLHLDREEGLTTFTLRLAVPAPP; translated from the coding sequence GTGATCACACGGCTGCGTCGCACATACGGCAGACTCCGGCTGGGCACCCGGCTGGCGCTGGGCCTCGGGGCACTGTCCCTGGTGGTGTTCGCGGTGGTCGGCACGGCCCTGACCACGTACATGCGCGGCTATCTGGAACGGCAGCTGGGCGACCAGCTGCGGCTGGTGCAGATCGTGCAGACCAAGGACGCCTCCGCGCACGGCACGGTCAGGCGCCAGCCGTACTACGGCTGGTACACGGCCGTCTACGACGTCTCGGGCGGCTCGGCGCACCTGCGCACCCCCGCCGACGTGCCCTCCGACACCGCCCCGCTCACCGCCCTCGCCGAGACCCGCGCCCGCACCTCGACGGAGCTGTTCCGCACCGTGGACATCGCCGGGGAGGGCACCTACCGGCTGCGCGCGTGCGAGGTGGAGCCCGGTGTGGTCCTGGTGAGCGCGGCCCCCATGGCGGACGTCGAGGCGACCGTGCGGCAGCTGGTCACCGTCCAGGTGGTGGCGTTCACGCTGGCCCTGCTGGCGTTCGTGGTCATCGGCCGCAGGATGCTGCGCCGGGGTCTGAAACCGCTCAGCGACATGGCGTACACCGCCCACGGGATCGCCTCGCACGATCTGACCGACCCGGAGGCCAGGCTGCCGCTGCGCGCCGACCGCAAGGGCGGCGGCCCGGAGGTGGAGGAGCTGCGCACGGCCTTCAACACCATGCTGGAGCACATCGACGACTCCCTGGCGGTGCGTGCGGAGGCCGAGCAGCGGCTGCGCCGGTTCGTCGCGGACGCCTCCCACGAACTGCGCACCCCGCTGATGTCGGTGCGCGGCTACGCCGACCTGTTCCAGTACGCGGCCGCCAACGAACCCGCCGAGCGCGACCGGCATCTGGCCCGGCTGCGCGCCGAGGCCGCCCGGATGGGCGTCCTTCTGGACGATCTGCTGCTGCTCGCCCGGCTGGACGCGGCCGAGGTCGAGACACCGCTGCGGTGCGCCGGCACCGACCTGACGGAGCTGGTGCGGGAGGCCGCGGACGCCTTCCGCGCGGGCCACCCCGGCCACCCGCTGACCGTCGACACCGGCCATGGCGCCGGGCCGGTACGGCTGCGCCTGGACCCGGTGCGGATCCGCCAGGTCCTGGACAACCTGCTCACCAACGCGGCCGTACACACCCCGCCCGGCACGGAGGTCTCCCTGACGGTCTCGGCCGACGCCGCCGGCGCGTACGTGCGGGTGACCGACGCCGGGCCCGGCATCCCGGACACCGACCGGGACCGGATCTTCGACCGCTTCTACCGCGTGGACAAGGCCCGCAGCCGGGACCGGGGCGGCAGCGGGCTGGGCCTTTCGGTGGCGCGAGCGCTGGTGGAGGCGCACGGCGGTGGTCTGCACCTGGACCGGGAGGAAGGCCTGACAACGTTCACGCTACGGCTGGCGGTACCTGCACCTCCCTGA